The following are from one region of the Quercus robur chromosome 1, dhQueRobu3.1, whole genome shotgun sequence genome:
- the LOC126726063 gene encoding uncharacterized protein LOC126726063 isoform X1 — MIHSNGNNGYGNGVMTSASPTTTSLSPSSASANGQSTQQQQGLKTYFKTPEGRYKLHSEKTHPPGILPYSHGKSVSQITLAHLKEKPTQAGSASSSGASTSSGVRYAAARLLGVGGGNGSRALSFVGGNGTSKAANGTSRSSSFAASNGSHSMLNSNYDGKGTYMIFNVGDSLFVSDLNTQDKDPIKSLHFSTSNPICHSFDPEAKDGHDLLIGLNSGDVYSVSLRQQLQDVGKKLVAAQHYNKEGSVTNSRCTSVAWVPKADGAFVVAHADGNLYVYEKSKDGTSDTTFPVVKDQNQFSVAHARSSKSNPIARWHICQSSINGIAFSTDGAYLAAVGRDGYLRVFDYQKEQLICGGKSYYGALLCCAWSMDGKYILTGGEDDLVTVWSMEDRKVVAWGEGHNSWVSGVAFDSYWSSPTSDGTEESVMYRFGSVGQDTQLLLWDLSMDEIVVPLRRCPPGGSPTFSTGSQSSHWDSICPVGTLQPAPSMRDVPKLSPLVAHRVHSEPLSGLIFTEESILTACREGYVKIWVRPSNSESQSSNPEIPVGNSSKEIPPVPGKTGASSYKSVHL, encoded by the exons ATGATTCACAGTAACGGAAACAATGGCTACGGTAACGGAGTGATGACGTCAGCGTCTCCCACAACGACGTCGTTGTCTCCTTCTTCAGCTTCAGCGAATGGGCAATCGACGCAGCAGCAGCAAGGGTTGAAGACGTATTTCAAAACCCCAGAAGGAAGGTACAAGCTCCATTCCGAGAAGACTCACCCTCCTGGTATTCTTCCTTATTCCCATGGCAAATCAGTTTCTCAG ATAACTCTAGCGCATCTCAAGGAAAAGCCTACACAAGCTGGGTCAGCGTCGAGCTCGGGTGCGAGCACGAGTAGTGGAGTTAGATATGCTGCTGCAAGGCTGTTAGGGGTAGGGGGTGGGAATGGCAGTCGAGCCCTTAGTTTTGTAGGAGGGAATGGCACGAGTAAAGCCGCGAATGGAACTAGTAGAAGTAGTTCATTTGCAGCGTCAAATGGTAGTCACTCTATGCTTAATTCGAATTATGATGGTAAAGGGACATATATGATATTCAATGTTGGGGATAGTTTATTTGTCAGTGACCTCAATACACAAGATAAG gATCCTATTAAATCGTTACATTTTAGCACTTCAAATCCTATCTGCCACTCATTTGATCCTGAAGCCAAGGATGGACATGACTTGCTTATAGGATTGAACTCGGGAGATg TTTACTCAGTGTCTCTGAGACAACAATTACAAGATGTTGGGAAGAAGCTTGTTGCTGCCCAACACTATAACAAGGAAGGTTCGGTCACAAACAG TCGATGTACCAGTGTTGCATGGGTTCCCAAAGCTGATGGTGCTTTTGTTGTTGCTCATGCTGATGGAAACTTGTATGTGTATGAAAAG AGTAAGGATGGTACCAGTGATACTACATTTCCAGTTGTAAAGGATCAAAATCAGTTTTCTGTGGCACATGCAAGGTCCAGTAAG AGTAATCCAATTGCTAGATGGCATATCTGCCAAAGTTCAATCAACGGCATTGCTTTCTCTACTGATGGTGCATATTTGGCAGCTGTTGGTAGAGATG GATATCTACGGGTATTTGACTACCAAAAAGAACAACTAATATGTGGTGGAAAAAGTTATTATGGTGCTCTTCTATGTTGTGCCTGGAG TATGGATGGAAAATACATACTGACAGGTGGTGAAGATGATCTAGTTACAGTTTGGAGTATGGAAGATCGGAAGGTAGTTGCATGGGGTGAAGGGCACAACTCATGG GTAAGTGGAGTGGCTTTTGACTCGTATTGGTCATCACCAACATCGGATGGCACAGAAGAAAGTGTAATGTACCGGTTTGGTTCTGTTGGTCAG GATACACAGTTGCTTTTGTGGGATTTATCAATGGATGAGATCGTAGTACCACTTCGCCGTTGTCCACCTGGTGGGTCCCCCACTTTCAGCACCGGAAGCCAATCATCTCATTGGGACAGCATTTGCCCAGTGGGCACTCTACAACCTGCTCCAAGCATGCGAGATGTGCCTAAGCTCTCCCCATTAGTCGCCCACCGTGTTCATTCAGAACCCTTATCTGGCTTAATTTTTACTGAGGAATCTATTCTCACCGCATGTCGGGAAGGGTATGTAAAGATTTGGGTGAGACCATCAAATTCTGAAAGCCAATCAAGCAACCCAGAAATTCCTGTAGGTAATAGTTCAAAGGAGATACCGCCAGTGCCAGGCAAAACTGGTGCCTCTAGTTACAAGTCTGTACATCTGTAA
- the LOC126726063 gene encoding uncharacterized protein LOC126726063 isoform X2 yields MIHSNGNNGYGNGVMTSASPTTTSLSPSSASANGQSTQQQQGLKTYFKTPEGRYKLHSEKTHPPGILPYSHGKSVSQITLAHLKEKPTQAGSASSSGASTSSGVRYAAARLLGVGGGNGSRALSFVGGNGTSKAANGTSRSSSFAASNGSHSMLNSNYDGKGTYMIFNVGDSLFVSDLNTQDKDPIKSLHFSTSNPICHSFDPEAKDGHDLLIGLNSGDVYSVSLRQQLQDVGKKLVAAQHYNKEGSVTNSRCTSVAWVPKADGAFVVAHADGNLYVYEKSKDGTSDTTFPVVKDQNQFSVAHARSSKSNPIARWHICQSSINGIAFSTDGAYLAAVGRDGYLRVFDYQKEQLICGGKSYYGALLCCAWSMDGKYILTGGEDDLVTVWSMEDRKVVAWGEGHNSWRMACR; encoded by the exons ATGATTCACAGTAACGGAAACAATGGCTACGGTAACGGAGTGATGACGTCAGCGTCTCCCACAACGACGTCGTTGTCTCCTTCTTCAGCTTCAGCGAATGGGCAATCGACGCAGCAGCAGCAAGGGTTGAAGACGTATTTCAAAACCCCAGAAGGAAGGTACAAGCTCCATTCCGAGAAGACTCACCCTCCTGGTATTCTTCCTTATTCCCATGGCAAATCAGTTTCTCAG ATAACTCTAGCGCATCTCAAGGAAAAGCCTACACAAGCTGGGTCAGCGTCGAGCTCGGGTGCGAGCACGAGTAGTGGAGTTAGATATGCTGCTGCAAGGCTGTTAGGGGTAGGGGGTGGGAATGGCAGTCGAGCCCTTAGTTTTGTAGGAGGGAATGGCACGAGTAAAGCCGCGAATGGAACTAGTAGAAGTAGTTCATTTGCAGCGTCAAATGGTAGTCACTCTATGCTTAATTCGAATTATGATGGTAAAGGGACATATATGATATTCAATGTTGGGGATAGTTTATTTGTCAGTGACCTCAATACACAAGATAAG gATCCTATTAAATCGTTACATTTTAGCACTTCAAATCCTATCTGCCACTCATTTGATCCTGAAGCCAAGGATGGACATGACTTGCTTATAGGATTGAACTCGGGAGATg TTTACTCAGTGTCTCTGAGACAACAATTACAAGATGTTGGGAAGAAGCTTGTTGCTGCCCAACACTATAACAAGGAAGGTTCGGTCACAAACAG TCGATGTACCAGTGTTGCATGGGTTCCCAAAGCTGATGGTGCTTTTGTTGTTGCTCATGCTGATGGAAACTTGTATGTGTATGAAAAG AGTAAGGATGGTACCAGTGATACTACATTTCCAGTTGTAAAGGATCAAAATCAGTTTTCTGTGGCACATGCAAGGTCCAGTAAG AGTAATCCAATTGCTAGATGGCATATCTGCCAAAGTTCAATCAACGGCATTGCTTTCTCTACTGATGGTGCATATTTGGCAGCTGTTGGTAGAGATG GATATCTACGGGTATTTGACTACCAAAAAGAACAACTAATATGTGGTGGAAAAAGTTATTATGGTGCTCTTCTATGTTGTGCCTGGAG TATGGATGGAAAATACATACTGACAGGTGGTGAAGATGATCTAGTTACAGTTTGGAGTATGGAAGATCGGAAGGTAGTTGCATGGGGTGAAGGGCACAACTCATGG AGGATGGCTTGCAGGTAA